A section of the Streptomyces sp. CG1 genome encodes:
- a CDS encoding FmdB family zinc ribbon protein: MPTYQYQCTECGEGLEAVQKFTDDALTECPSCGGRLKKVFSAVGIVFKGSGFYRNDSRGSTSSSSPASKSSTTSSAGSSSSDSKPSSSSSASSSAA, encoded by the coding sequence GTGCCGACCTACCAGTACCAGTGCACCGAGTGCGGCGAGGGCCTCGAGGCGGTGCAGAAGTTCACCGATGACGCCCTGACCGAGTGCCCCAGCTGCGGTGGCCGCCTCAAGAAGGTGTTCTCCGCGGTCGGTATCGTCTTCAAGGGCTCCGGCTTCTACCGCAACGACTCCCGTGGCTCCACGTCGAGCAGCAGCCCGGCGTCGAAGTCGTCGACCACGTCGTCGGCCGGCTCCTCCTCTTCCGACTCGAAGCCGTCCTCGTCGAGCTCCGCCAGCAGCTCCGCGGCCTGA
- a CDS encoding S-methyl-5'-thioadenosine phosphorylase → MANAEIGVIGGSGFYSFLDDVAEVQVDTPYGPPSDSLFFGEIAGRRVAFLPRHGRGHHLPPHRINYRANLWALRSVGVRQVLGPCAVGGLRAEYGPGTLLVPDQFADRTKSRAQTYFDGLPRPDGTVPNVVHVSMADPYCPTGRTVALKAARGRDWEPVDGGTLVVVEGPRFSTRAESLWHQAQGWSVVGMTGHPEAALARELELCYTSLTLVTDLDAGAETGEGVSHEEVLQVFAANVDRLRGVLFDAVAALPETGARNCLCVNALGGMDPGFELP, encoded by the coding sequence ATGGCGAACGCAGAAATCGGCGTAATCGGCGGTTCAGGCTTCTACTCGTTCCTCGACGACGTGGCCGAGGTCCAGGTGGACACCCCGTACGGGCCGCCCAGCGACTCCCTCTTCTTCGGCGAGATCGCCGGCCGGAGGGTCGCCTTCCTGCCCCGACACGGCCGCGGCCACCACCTGCCGCCGCATCGCATCAACTACCGCGCCAACCTGTGGGCGCTCCGCTCCGTCGGTGTACGGCAGGTTCTCGGCCCCTGTGCGGTGGGCGGACTGCGGGCCGAGTACGGCCCCGGCACCCTGCTGGTGCCGGACCAGTTCGCGGACCGTACGAAGTCCCGGGCGCAGACGTACTTCGACGGGTTGCCGCGTCCCGACGGCACCGTGCCGAACGTCGTGCACGTGTCCATGGCCGACCCGTACTGCCCTACCGGGCGGACGGTCGCTCTGAAGGCCGCCCGGGGGCGGGACTGGGAACCGGTGGACGGCGGCACGCTGGTCGTGGTCGAGGGGCCGCGCTTCTCGACGCGCGCGGAATCGTTGTGGCACCAGGCGCAGGGCTGGTCGGTCGTGGGCATGACCGGTCACCCCGAAGCGGCGCTCGCCCGGGAACTGGAGCTGTGCTACACGTCGCTGACCCTGGTCACCGACCTGGACGCCGGCGCCGAGACCGGCGAGGGCGTCTCGCACGAAGAGGTGCTGCAGGTCTTCGCGGCGAACGTGGACCGGCTGCGCGGCGTGCTGTTCGACGCGGTGGCGGCACTGCCGGAGACCGGGGCGCGGAACTGTCTGTGCGTGAACGCACTCGGCGGGATGGATCCGGGCTTCGAGCTGCCGTAA
- the mscL gene encoding large conductance mechanosensitive channel protein MscL: MSAKQESSVWQGFKAFLMRGNVVDLAVAVVIGAAFTNIVNSVVKGIINPLVGAIGTQNLDNYSTCLSPSCKGTHGIQLMWGSVLGATLTFVITATVVYFLMVLPMSRYLARQETRKKERLGTQEVIEVTELEVLKEIRDALVAQRGSGHDER; encoded by the coding sequence GTGAGCGCGAAGCAGGAATCGAGCGTCTGGCAGGGCTTCAAGGCCTTCCTGATGCGCGGCAACGTCGTCGATCTGGCAGTCGCGGTGGTCATCGGAGCCGCGTTCACGAACATCGTGAACTCGGTGGTGAAGGGGATCATCAACCCGCTGGTCGGCGCGATCGGCACACAGAACCTGGACAACTACAGCACGTGTCTCAGCCCCTCGTGCAAGGGGACGCACGGCATCCAGCTGATGTGGGGCTCCGTCCTCGGCGCCACCCTGACCTTCGTGATCACGGCCACGGTGGTGTACTTCCTGATGGTGCTGCCGATGTCCAGGTACCTGGCGCGGCAGGAGACCCGCAAGAAGGAGCGCCTGGGCACACAGGAGGTCATCGAGGTGACCGAGCTGGAGGTACTCAAGGAGATCCGCGACGCCTTGGTCGCGCAGCGCGGTTCTGGGCACGACGAGCGCTAG
- a CDS encoding low temperature requirement protein A, whose amino-acid sequence MTSSSAPAPASPGAPQSSGPLRRLTARGRDEAHRVSSPLELFFDLCFVVAIAQAGGQLVHAVAEGHAGNGILNYAMQFFAIWWAWMNFTWFASAYDNDDALYRVVTLVQIAGVLVLAAGISQAFQRHDYLVVWLGYLIMRLAMAAQWLRAARSAEGAERTMALRYACGVLLCLVGWLGLVVLPGPARPWVFLVMALVEMCVPLFAEKSHETAWHPHHIAERYGLFTIIVLGETISAATVAVKSAVDEHDALGQLLPIAAGGLLIVFSAWWIYFVVPIHGHLRSNGQAFLWGYGHYLIFASAAAIGAGLEVAVEHAVGKTHISTLSASAAVTLPTALYLLTVWALHSRHFKVGIAQQLVLPVTALLVICCTFLGDRAVLAAGLVSAAAVATGVTLTARMTGRERAASATVSAD is encoded by the coding sequence ATGACGTCGAGTTCGGCTCCGGCGCCCGCCTCGCCGGGCGCACCACAGTCCTCCGGACCGCTGCGGCGGCTCACCGCGCGCGGGCGCGACGAGGCGCACCGGGTCTCCTCGCCGCTAGAGCTCTTCTTCGACCTGTGCTTCGTCGTGGCGATCGCTCAGGCGGGTGGGCAACTGGTGCACGCCGTCGCCGAGGGGCATGCGGGCAACGGCATCCTCAACTACGCCATGCAGTTCTTCGCCATCTGGTGGGCCTGGATGAACTTCACCTGGTTCGCCTCGGCGTACGACAACGACGACGCGCTCTACCGGGTCGTCACCCTGGTGCAGATCGCCGGCGTCCTGGTGCTGGCCGCCGGAATCTCCCAGGCCTTTCAGCGTCACGACTACTTGGTGGTCTGGCTCGGCTACCTGATCATGCGGCTGGCGATGGCCGCGCAGTGGCTGAGAGCCGCGAGATCGGCCGAGGGTGCCGAGAGAACCATGGCGTTGCGGTACGCGTGCGGTGTGCTGCTGTGCCTGGTCGGCTGGCTCGGACTGGTGGTGTTGCCCGGGCCCGCGCGGCCCTGGGTGTTCCTCGTGATGGCGCTCGTGGAAATGTGCGTGCCGCTGTTCGCCGAGAAGAGCCACGAGACCGCCTGGCACCCCCACCACATCGCCGAACGGTACGGCCTGTTCACCATCATCGTGCTCGGCGAGACGATCTCCGCGGCGACCGTGGCCGTGAAGTCGGCCGTGGACGAACACGACGCGCTGGGCCAGCTGCTCCCGATCGCGGCGGGCGGGCTCCTGATCGTCTTCTCCGCATGGTGGATCTACTTCGTTGTGCCCATCCACGGCCATCTGCGCTCCAACGGGCAGGCGTTCCTGTGGGGCTACGGGCACTACCTGATCTTCGCCTCCGCCGCGGCGATCGGCGCCGGCCTGGAAGTGGCGGTGGAACACGCGGTCGGCAAGACCCATATCTCCACGCTGTCCGCGTCTGCGGCCGTGACGCTGCCCACGGCGCTGTATCTGCTGACCGTCTGGGCGCTCCACTCAAGGCACTTCAAGGTCGGCATCGCCCAGCAGCTGGTGCTGCCGGTCACGGCGCTGCTGGTGATCTGCTGCACCTTCCTGGGCGACCGGGCAGTGCTCGCGGCGGGGCTCGTGTCCGCGGCCGCGGTCGCGACCGGAGTGACACTGACGGCGCGTATGACCGGCCGGGAGCGCGCGGCGAGCGCCACCGTGTCGGCCGACTGA
- a CDS encoding P1 family peptidase has product MTVDAITDVAGVRVGHATRSGDGWLTGTTVVLAPDGGAVVAVDVRGGGPGTKETDALDPRNVVNRVEAVVLTGGSAYGLDAASGVMAWLEEQRRGVRVGADPAHVVPVVPAACVFDLGRGGDFRARPDASTGRAAVEAAAETTPGARVPEGGVGAGTGAVAGRIKGGVGTASTVLDSGITVAALAVVNAAGSVIEPESGALYGELCHGRVEYPEQRVHEAARRRLDEAAARNAPPPLNTTLAVVATDANLSKAQAQKLAGTAHDGIARAIRPVHLLHDGDTVFALATGARSLDEHPLELNGILAAGADVVTHAIVRGVRAAESVDGPGGTWPSYRELYGAR; this is encoded by the coding sequence ATGACAGTTGACGCAATCACGGACGTCGCCGGAGTACGGGTGGGGCACGCCACCCGCAGCGGGGACGGCTGGCTCACCGGCACCACGGTCGTCCTGGCTCCGGACGGCGGCGCGGTCGTCGCTGTGGACGTGCGCGGCGGCGGCCCCGGCACCAAGGAGACCGACGCGCTCGACCCACGCAACGTCGTGAACCGGGTCGAAGCGGTGGTGCTGACCGGCGGCAGCGCGTACGGGCTGGACGCGGCGTCCGGTGTGATGGCCTGGCTCGAGGAGCAGCGGCGCGGAGTGCGGGTGGGGGCGGACCCGGCGCACGTCGTGCCGGTCGTGCCCGCCGCGTGTGTTTTCGATCTGGGGCGCGGCGGAGACTTCCGCGCGCGACCGGACGCGAGCACGGGACGCGCGGCGGTGGAGGCCGCAGCGGAGACCACGCCGGGGGCGCGGGTGCCGGAGGGGGGCGTCGGGGCCGGCACGGGCGCCGTGGCGGGACGGATCAAGGGTGGGGTGGGCACCGCGAGCACGGTGCTCGACTCGGGGATCACCGTGGCCGCGCTGGCGGTCGTGAACGCCGCGGGGTCGGTGATCGAGCCCGAGTCGGGGGCGCTGTACGGGGAGTTGTGTCACGGGCGGGTGGAGTATCCCGAACAGCGCGTGCACGAGGCCGCGCGCCGGCGCCTCGACGAAGCCGCCGCCAGGAATGCGCCACCCCCGCTCAACACGACGCTGGCGGTGGTGGCGACCGACGCGAACCTCTCCAAGGCGCAGGCGCAGAAGCTGGCGGGCACGGCGCACGACGGGATCGCGCGCGCCATTCGGCCGGTGCACCTCTTGCACGACGGTGACACGGTGTTCGCGCTGGCGACCGGCGCACGCTCGCTCGACGAACACCCGTTGGAACTCAACGGGATCCTCGCCGCCGGCGCGGATGTCGTGACGCACGCGATCGTGCGGGGGGTGCGGGCCGCCGAGTCGGTGGACGGGCCGGGCGGGACGTGGCCGTCGTACAGGGAGCTGTACGGGGCGCGGTAG
- a CDS encoding Ig-like domain-containing protein, with product MATPDITARRTLGACAALMVGALTLTACGGSANATSDGKGGKDSPKTSTANIVISAKDGSTDASINATGVQVSGGKLTDVKMTVAGTGQSVAGAISADGSNWKPKEQLERGTKYEIGATAKDADGRTAAANSIFTTVTSANSFIGTYTPDNGATVGVGMPVSFTFDKSITDKKAVQSHITVNSSGGQQVVGHWFGDRRLDFRPQEYWKAGSKVTMKIDLDGVEGAKGVYGVQKKTVSFAIGRSQVSTVDANTQTMTVVRDGKTVKSVPISAGSAQHTTYNGQMVIAEKFVQTRMNGSTVGFGGEYDIPDVPHAMRLTSSGTFIHGNYWYSKGDPPFGRQGTSHGCIGLADVQGAQGATSAKWFFDNTLVGDVVIVKNSPDTTVAPDNGLNGWNMSWSAWTAGSAV from the coding sequence GTGGCAACGCCGGACATTACAGCGCGGCGCACACTGGGGGCCTGTGCCGCCCTGATGGTCGGCGCCCTCACCCTGACCGCTTGTGGTGGCAGCGCCAATGCGACCAGCGACGGCAAGGGCGGCAAGGACTCCCCCAAGACGTCGACGGCGAACATCGTGATCTCGGCCAAGGACGGTTCGACCGACGCGTCCATCAATGCGACCGGCGTGCAGGTCAGCGGCGGCAAGCTCACCGACGTGAAGATGACTGTGGCGGGGACGGGGCAGTCCGTGGCCGGGGCGATATCAGCGGACGGCAGCAACTGGAAGCCGAAGGAGCAGCTGGAGCGCGGGACGAAGTACGAGATCGGCGCGACCGCGAAGGACGCGGACGGGCGTACGGCGGCGGCCAACTCCATCTTCACCACCGTCACGTCGGCGAACAGCTTCATCGGTACCTACACGCCGGACAACGGCGCCACGGTCGGGGTGGGCATGCCGGTGTCGTTCACGTTCGACAAGTCGATCACCGACAAGAAGGCCGTGCAGTCACACATCACGGTCAACTCCAGCGGGGGTCAGCAGGTGGTCGGGCACTGGTTCGGGGACCGGCGGCTCGACTTCCGGCCGCAGGAATACTGGAAGGCCGGTTCCAAGGTCACGATGAAGATCGACCTTGACGGGGTCGAGGGCGCGAAGGGCGTCTACGGGGTGCAGAAGAAGACCGTCTCCTTCGCCATCGGGCGGTCGCAGGTCTCCACGGTCGACGCCAACACGCAGACGATGACGGTGGTACGGGACGGCAAGACCGTCAAGTCGGTGCCGATCTCCGCAGGCAGCGCGCAGCACACCACGTACAACGGGCAGATGGTGATCGCCGAGAAGTTCGTACAGACCCGCATGAACGGCTCGACGGTCGGCTTCGGCGGCGAGTACGACATCCCGGACGTGCCGCACGCAATGCGGCTGACGTCGTCGGGGACGTTCATCCACGGCAACTACTGGTACAGCAAGGGCGATCCGCCCTTCGGCCGGCAGGGCACGAGCCACGGCTGCATCGGCCTCGCGGACGTGCAGGGGGCGCAGGGGGCGACCTCGGCCAAGTGGTTCTTCGACAACACGCTCGTCGGGGACGTCGTGATCGTGAAGAACTCCCCCGATACGACGGTCGCCCCGGACAACGGGCTCAACGGCTGGAACATGTCGTGGAGCGCCTGGACCGCCGGAAGCGCCGTCTGA
- a CDS encoding DUF6227 family protein, whose product MSVPYETAAYEPAESPESPEEHLARLLGRALNSFELPDEVIRQLDCALAHDSSLYSAYHSAGRHRETYRHTWLLADGSAVTLWELVHNPTPGATPEHEVYVDEEELQTATARLGLPPDTPEFELPALMRLWAIPEPRHVFADDDSADHARRLLRRAENPDRPDAETAALLATATAHGITQAFGRPGRAGRAGLSYVLYEHAFLLPDDREVSLWEVEHTATPDGRHMCEVYMSEDAARDAMERRAARQG is encoded by the coding sequence TTGAGCGTTCCGTACGAGACGGCAGCGTACGAACCAGCCGAGTCGCCCGAGTCTCCGGAGGAGCATCTCGCGCGGCTCCTCGGTCGCGCCCTGAACTCCTTCGAGCTGCCCGACGAAGTGATACGGCAGCTCGACTGCGCACTGGCGCACGACAGTTCGCTGTACTCGGCGTACCACAGCGCGGGACGGCACCGGGAGACGTACCGGCACACCTGGCTGCTCGCCGACGGCAGTGCGGTCACGCTGTGGGAGCTCGTGCACAACCCGACACCGGGCGCCACCCCGGAGCACGAGGTGTACGTCGACGAGGAAGAGCTGCAGACGGCCACAGCGCGGCTCGGGCTGCCGCCGGACACGCCGGAGTTCGAGTTGCCCGCGCTGATGCGGCTGTGGGCGATCCCGGAGCCCCGGCACGTGTTCGCCGACGACGATTCGGCGGACCATGCGCGCCGGCTCCTGCGCCGTGCGGAGAATCCGGACCGGCCCGACGCGGAGACGGCGGCGCTGCTGGCGACCGCGACCGCGCACGGGATCACGCAGGCGTTCGGACGCCCGGGACGCGCCGGGCGTGCGGGCCTGAGCTACGTGCTGTACGAGCACGCGTTCCTGCTGCCGGACGACCGTGAGGTCTCCCTGTGGGAGGTCGAGCACACAGCGACGCCCGACGGGCGGCACATGTGCGAGGTGTACATGTCAGAGGACGCGGCCCGGGACGCCATGGAGAGGCGCGCGGCGCGGCAGGGATAG
- a CDS encoding fructose-specific PTS transporter subunit EIIC, whose product MSDMITADLVDLDLSADTKEAAARALAERMVAQGRVTDLEGFLADVAAREAQMPTGLDGGIGIPHCRSAHVTEPTLAFGRSAAGIDFGAPDGPADLIFLIAAPAGADDAHLTILSSLARQLMNAEFTSALRAATDADTAAVLIRGDEPPSAPQAPSAAGEGPAVIAGTSGSTTAGSADSGTGANAAASAAQGAVGAASAAGAASEACAPQDTAAAPVAASAGAAAVTTAQAPSASAPAQATPAGAGSASDSGERPFRIVAVTSCPTGIAHTYMAAESLENAGREAGVELVVETQGSAGFTRLDPAVVAAADGVIFAHDVPVRDKDRFAGKPIIDVGVKAGINRPAELITEVREKAARGETSAPAPASGSTPVERAGDSTEGYGTKLRKWLMSGVSYMVPFVAAGGLLIALGFTIGGYKINKAPSVMDHFVWTQADSWGALLFQIGAVAFGFLVPVLAGYIAYGMADRPGLVPGFVGGAIALTINAGFLGGLVAGLIAGGVVMAIQKINIPAALRGIMPVVVIPLISSAIVGFLMFVVIGKPIATAQKGLTDWLNGLTGTNAILLGALLGLMMCFDLGGPVNKVAYTFATAGIAVSNPSDSAMKIMAAVMAAGMVPPLAMALATTVRGKLFTQTERENGKAAWVLGASFISEGAIPFAAADPLRVIPSAMVGGALTGALSMAFGATLRAPHGGIFVVPLIGNPLLYLVAIAAGVCATTALVVLLKGMRKETPEGPVTDPATNAATSMKETKQPVAA is encoded by the coding sequence ATGAGCGACATGATCACCGCGGACCTGGTCGACCTCGACCTGTCCGCCGATACCAAGGAAGCGGCGGCACGCGCCCTCGCCGAACGCATGGTGGCCCAGGGCCGGGTGACCGACCTGGAGGGCTTCCTCGCCGACGTGGCCGCCCGCGAGGCCCAGATGCCGACCGGCCTCGACGGCGGCATCGGCATCCCGCACTGCCGCAGCGCCCACGTCACCGAGCCGACCCTCGCCTTCGGCCGCAGCGCCGCAGGCATCGACTTCGGCGCCCCGGACGGCCCGGCCGACCTGATCTTCCTGATCGCGGCCCCGGCCGGCGCCGACGACGCCCACCTCACGATCCTCTCCTCACTGGCCCGCCAGCTGATGAACGCCGAGTTCACCTCGGCCCTGCGCGCGGCGACCGACGCGGACACGGCGGCGGTGCTGATCCGCGGGGACGAGCCCCCGAGCGCGCCACAGGCGCCGTCGGCCGCGGGGGAGGGCCCGGCCGTGATCGCGGGCACGAGCGGCTCGACGACCGCCGGGAGCGCGGACTCGGGGACGGGCGCGAACGCTGCGGCGAGCGCTGCTCAGGGAGCCGTGGGCGCTGCGAGCGCCGCAGGCGCGGCGAGCGAGGCGTGCGCCCCCCAAGACACCGCTGCGGCGCCGGTGGCGGCCTCCGCCGGCGCCGCAGCGGTCACCACGGCGCAGGCGCCGAGCGCATCCGCCCCGGCGCAGGCAACCCCGGCCGGCGCCGGCTCCGCCTCGGACTCCGGCGAGCGCCCCTTCCGTATCGTCGCTGTCACCTCCTGCCCGACCGGCATCGCGCACACCTACATGGCGGCCGAGTCCCTGGAGAACGCGGGCCGTGAGGCGGGCGTCGAACTCGTCGTCGAGACGCAGGGCTCGGCCGGCTTCACCCGGCTGGATCCGGCGGTGGTCGCGGCGGCGGACGGCGTGATCTTCGCGCACGACGTCCCCGTACGTGACAAGGACCGCTTCGCCGGCAAGCCCATCATCGACGTCGGAGTGAAGGCCGGCATCAACCGGCCCGCCGAACTCATCACGGAGGTCCGCGAGAAGGCGGCGCGCGGCGAGACGAGCGCCCCGGCGCCCGCGTCGGGCAGCACGCCGGTCGAGCGTGCGGGCGACTCCACCGAGGGATACGGCACCAAGCTCCGCAAGTGGCTGATGAGCGGCGTGAGCTACATGGTTCCGTTCGTCGCCGCGGGCGGCCTCCTCATCGCTCTGGGCTTCACGATCGGCGGTTACAAGATCAACAAGGCGCCGTCGGTGATGGACCACTTCGTGTGGACCCAGGCCGACAGCTGGGGTGCCCTGCTGTTCCAGATCGGTGCCGTGGCCTTCGGCTTCCTGGTCCCGGTCCTGGCCGGCTACATCGCCTACGGCATGGCCGACCGCCCCGGTCTGGTCCCCGGCTTCGTGGGCGGCGCAATCGCACTGACCATCAACGCGGGCTTCCTCGGCGGCCTGGTGGCCGGCCTGATCGCCGGCGGTGTGGTGATGGCCATCCAGAAGATCAACATCCCGGCGGCCCTGAGGGGCATCATGCCGGTGGTGGTGATCCCGCTGATCTCCTCGGCGATCGTCGGCTTCCTGATGTTCGTCGTCATCGGCAAGCCCATCGCCACTGCCCAGAAGGGCCTCACCGACTGGCTGAACGGCCTCACCGGCACCAACGCGATCCTGCTCGGCGCCCTGCTCGGCCTGATGATGTGCTTCGACCTGGGCGGCCCGGTCAACAAGGTCGCCTACACCTTCGCCACCGCCGGCATCGCCGTATCGAACCCGAGCGACTCCGCGATGAAGATCATGGCCGCGGTGATGGCGGCCGGCATGGTCCCGCCGCTGGCGATGGCCCTGGCCACCACCGTACGGGGCAAGCTGTTCACGCAGACCGAGCGCGAGAACGGCAAGGCCGCCTGGGTCCTCGGCGCCTCCTTCATCTCCGAGGGTGCGATCCCGTTCGCTGCGGCGGACCCGCTGCGGGTCATCCCGTCCGCCATGGTGGGCGGCGCACTCACCGGTGCCCTTTCGATGGCCTTCGGCGCCACCCTGCGCGCCCCGCACGGCGGCATCTTCGTCGTCCCGCTGATCGGCAACCCGCTGCTGTACCTCGTCGCCATCGCAGCCGGCGTCTGCGCCACCACGGCCCTGGTCGTCCTCCTCAAGGGCATGCGCAAGGAGACCCCGGAGGGCCCGGTCACCGACCCCGCCACGAACGCGGCCACCTCGATGAAGGAGACCAAGCAGCCGGTGGCAGCCTGA
- the pfkB gene encoding 1-phosphofructokinase, whose product MILTVTPNPSLDRTYEIQALKRGEVIRADTERMDPGGKGVNVSRAVAAAGRRTVAVLPLGGAPGALIADLLDAQGIEVAPVPIGGATRSNIALAESDGVLTKINAPGPELSAAEQALLLVTVREYSRDADWIACCGSLPRGLAPSWYADVVTEAHAGGARIALDTSGRALLEALRARPDVVKPNAEELAEAVGRPLATVGDALKAAEELRGMGARAVLASLGADGQLLVEEAGAWFATAHVDTVRSNVGAGDSSLAGFLIAGGTGSEALASAVAHGAAAVQLPGSVMPTPTDLDPAAVTVTAEIPLDRELTEPVS is encoded by the coding sequence ATGATCCTCACCGTCACCCCCAACCCCTCCCTCGACCGCACCTACGAGATCCAGGCCCTGAAGCGCGGCGAGGTCATCCGTGCCGACACCGAGCGCATGGACCCCGGCGGCAAGGGCGTGAACGTCTCGCGCGCCGTCGCGGCCGCCGGGCGGCGCACGGTCGCCGTCCTGCCCCTGGGTGGTGCGCCGGGGGCGCTCATCGCCGATCTGCTAGACGCGCAGGGCATCGAGGTCGCGCCGGTCCCGATCGGCGGAGCCACCCGCTCCAACATCGCGCTCGCCGAGTCCGACGGGGTGCTCACCAAGATCAACGCGCCGGGTCCGGAGCTCTCCGCGGCCGAGCAGGCCCTGCTCCTGGTCACCGTCCGCGAGTACTCCCGCGATGCCGACTGGATCGCGTGCTGCGGGAGCCTGCCCCGGGGCCTCGCGCCCTCGTGGTACGCCGATGTCGTCACGGAGGCGCACGCTGGAGGCGCGCGCATCGCGCTGGACACCTCGGGGCGTGCGCTGCTGGAGGCGCTGCGCGCGCGGCCGGACGTGGTGAAACCCAACGCCGAGGAGCTCGCGGAAGCCGTCGGGCGCCCTCTGGCGACCGTGGGCGACGCGCTGAAGGCGGCCGAGGAGCTGCGCGGCATGGGCGCACGCGCCGTGCTCGCGAGCCTTGGCGCCGACGGACAACTCCTCGTGGAGGAGGCGGGCGCCTGGTTCGCCACCGCCCACGTGGACACGGTCCGCAGCAACGTCGGCGCCGGCGACTCCTCCCTCGCCGGCTTCCTGATCGCCGGCGGCACCGGCTCCGAGGCCCTCGCCTCCGCAGTCGCCCACGGCGCCGCCGCCGTCCAGCTCCCCGGCAGCGTCATGCCGACCCCCACCGACCTGGACCCGGCGGCGGTGACCGTCACGGCCGAGATCCCGCTCGACCGCGAACTGACGGAGCCCGTGTCATGA
- a CDS encoding DeoR/GlpR family DNA-binding transcription regulator, translating into MYAPERQQEILRLARDGGRVDVLSLAEEFQVTAETIRRDLKALDRAGLVRRVHGGAIPVGRLDFEPDLTERESTAADEKDRIAKAALAELPTEGTMILDAGTTVARVAAAIPLEASLTVVTHSLPIAARLADHPGIQLHLVGGRVRHRTRAAVDAWALRAYGEIRADVLFVAANGFSAEHGLTTPDLAEAAVKRAAVAAARRVVLLADSSKHGQEHFARFGGLSDVDLLITDSGLSPEDAAAIERGGTEVVRA; encoded by the coding sequence ATGTACGCACCGGAACGGCAGCAGGAGATCCTCCGGCTCGCCCGTGACGGCGGCCGGGTGGACGTGCTGTCGCTCGCCGAGGAGTTCCAGGTCACCGCGGAAACGATCCGCCGCGATCTGAAGGCCCTCGACCGCGCCGGTCTCGTCCGCCGGGTGCACGGCGGTGCCATCCCGGTCGGCCGCCTCGACTTCGAACCGGACCTCACCGAGCGCGAGTCCACAGCCGCCGACGAGAAGGACCGCATCGCCAAGGCCGCCCTCGCCGAACTGCCGACCGAGGGCACGATGATCCTCGACGCCGGTACGACGGTCGCCCGGGTCGCCGCCGCGATCCCGCTGGAAGCTTCCCTGACCGTCGTCACGCACAGCCTCCCCATTGCCGCCCGGCTCGCCGACCACCCCGGCATCCAGCTCCACCTGGTCGGGGGGCGCGTACGCCACCGCACGCGCGCGGCCGTGGACGCCTGGGCGCTCCGCGCGTACGGAGAGATCCGCGCCGATGTGCTGTTCGTGGCGGCGAACGGCTTCTCCGCCGAGCACGGTCTGACCACCCCGGACCTCGCCGAGGCCGCGGTCAAGCGGGCCGCGGTCGCGGCCGCCCGCCGCGTGGTGCTGCTGGCCGACTCCTCCAAGCACGGGCAGGAGCACTTCGCCCGCTTCGGTGGCCTGAGCGACGTGGACCTGCTGATCACCGACAGCGGGCTGAGCCCCGAAGACGCCGCCGCCATCGAGCGCGGCGGCACGGAAGTAGTGCGCGCATGA